One segment of Anaeromicrobium sediminis DNA contains the following:
- a CDS encoding efflux RND transporter permease subunit: protein MNKLIKQLIKERTVTLFLAVIIAFLGSYAYYVLPRQESPDVSFPAAMIITPYPGASPKDVKDLVTSKIEDELAELDGIDEIQGISNQGLSIIVPMFTANTDYDKAMQDVRNAVADAESELPNGAFVNEINTDIVSTAGIIISLSGENYSYEQLASFGELFKDGLTGIDGITKFEIEGEVDKEVKVDIDVGKLNQLGLSIEDVNNIIQSQNIEIPSGKIEYKSGEITVKTPGIYGNIEDIKNTIIFVARDTGVVTRLSDIANVYMDLEDGVEKYKQKGLNTVLLTGYFEKGKNVVIIGKDVRVALDKVKGQLPEDLIVEEIIYQPDDVAKSVNDFMINLVEGIVLVVIVVFLGMGLRNALVVSTAIPLSILMTFGVMYLMKIYIHQMSLTALIVALGILVDNAIVISDTIQVKIDEGESRLDAAYNGTAVSSIPIFTATLTTIAAFSPLLGMPGAAGKFLGSIPRVLIISIIAAYIVSMFITPAMSAIAFRPSKKKSDKEGTLRLFFKNTLKTGLKWKKSTIAVTFLALILVMNVLMPQLPSEFFPYADKDILYIEMNTEIGGSIDATEKLTDEVVELLSKEPEITNYTVSVGNGLPKYYITVPVATPSQDYGQMLCKFDLGDKKNRRFEDKVVFLNYIQNKLDANISGGKCSAKLLANAKPAEAKVILRLSSDNLDRLREVANLLKDEIGKIPGTTNVRHDMKDKTYELNVDVDEDIASNLGISKYDIQKQINVALYGSTSSVFRRDGNEYNIKVKGDIHSVEELENLGIKSSMTNNKIPLKQFAKVTYSKKDDTIKTFNREQTVELLANELPGYSPATIEDIIEFELLPTLDTSGVKIDFAGEREDISENFGIVGLLAVFAMFIIYVILVIQFKSFMQPLVIMITIPLSLIGSVTGLFIFNKPLSLTAFLGIIALIGLVVKNGILLIEYINDARKRGDSIDDACIDAVGKRFNAIILSATTTVIGLVPLALSGSGLFGPMAISLMFGLMASTFLTMIVIPVVYSLVEGFMEKMKNRRKAVAQ, encoded by the coding sequence TTGAATAAATTAATAAAGCAACTCATAAAAGAAAGGACAGTTACCCTATTCTTAGCAGTGATTATTGCATTTTTAGGGTCATATGCTTACTATGTATTGCCAAGACAAGAAAGTCCTGATGTATCCTTTCCAGCAGCTATGATCATTACTCCTTACCCAGGGGCATCACCTAAAGATGTGAAGGATTTAGTAACTAGTAAAATAGAAGATGAATTAGCAGAACTTGACGGAATAGATGAAATTCAGGGAATATCAAACCAGGGATTATCTATTATTGTACCAATGTTTACCGCAAACACAGATTATGATAAAGCCATGCAGGATGTAAGAAATGCAGTAGCAGATGCAGAATCAGAACTGCCTAATGGAGCCTTTGTTAATGAAATCAATACGGATATTGTTTCCACAGCAGGTATTATCATCAGTCTTTCAGGAGAAAATTATTCCTATGAACAGTTAGCATCCTTTGGAGAATTATTTAAAGATGGATTAACAGGAATTGATGGTATTACAAAATTCGAAATCGAAGGGGAAGTAGATAAGGAAGTAAAGGTAGATATAGATGTGGGAAAGCTTAATCAATTAGGCTTATCCATAGAAGATGTAAATAATATTATTCAATCACAAAATATAGAAATTCCATCTGGAAAAATAGAGTATAAGTCTGGAGAGATTACGGTTAAGACTCCTGGAATATACGGAAACATAGAAGATATAAAGAATACAATCATATTCGTGGCAAGGGATACGGGAGTTGTAACGAGATTATCTGATATTGCAAATGTTTATATGGATCTTGAAGATGGTGTAGAAAAATACAAGCAAAAGGGATTAAATACAGTACTTTTAACAGGATATTTTGAAAAGGGCAAAAATGTCGTTATCATAGGAAAAGATGTACGTGTGGCCCTAGACAAAGTAAAAGGACAGTTACCTGAAGATTTAATTGTTGAGGAAATTATCTATCAACCAGATGACGTGGCAAAATCTGTTAATGATTTCATGATTAATTTAGTAGAAGGTATTGTACTTGTTGTAATTGTTGTATTTTTAGGAATGGGTCTTAGGAATGCACTAGTTGTATCTACAGCTATTCCCTTATCTATACTCATGACCTTTGGAGTAATGTATTTAATGAAAATATATATACATCAAATGTCTCTAACGGCATTGATTGTTGCTCTAGGTATATTAGTAGATAATGCCATAGTTATTAGTGATACTATACAAGTAAAGATAGATGAAGGGGAAAGTAGACTAGATGCAGCCTATAATGGTACTGCCGTATCATCTATTCCTATTTTTACGGCAACACTTACTACCATTGCAGCATTTTCACCGTTACTAGGTATGCCTGGAGCTGCTGGTAAGTTTTTAGGATCTATTCCTAGAGTGTTGATTATATCCATTATTGCAGCTTATATTGTATCCATGTTCATCACACCGGCTATGTCAGCAATTGCCTTTAGACCAAGTAAAAAGAAAAGTGATAAAGAGGGGACCCTAAGATTATTTTTCAAAAATACATTAAAGACTGGATTAAAATGGAAAAAAAGTACAATTGCAGTAACATTTTTAGCCTTAATTTTAGTTATGAATGTATTAATGCCTCAATTACCATCAGAGTTCTTCCCTTATGCGGATAAGGACATTTTATATATAGAAATGAATACGGAAATAGGTGGAAGCATAGATGCTACAGAAAAATTAACAGATGAAGTAGTAGAATTGTTATCTAAGGAACCGGAAATTACAAATTATACAGTTTCCGTTGGAAATGGTCTACCAAAATACTATATAACAGTACCAGTGGCAACTCCTTCTCAAGATTACGGGCAGATGCTTTGTAAATTTGATCTAGGAGATAAAAAGAATAGAAGATTTGAAGATAAAGTTGTATTTCTGAATTATATTCAAAATAAATTAGATGCAAATATTTCTGGAGGGAAATGTAGTGCTAAACTTCTTGCAAATGCCAAACCAGCAGAGGCAAAGGTCATATTGAGACTTTCCAGTGATAATTTAGATAGATTAAGAGAAGTAGCTAATTTATTAAAAGATGAAATAGGAAAAATACCGGGAACCACAAATGTTCGTCATGACATGAAAGATAAGACCTATGAGTTAAATGTGGATGTGGACGAAGATATAGCAAGTAACTTAGGCATATCAAAATACGATATACAAAAACAAATTAATGTTGCATTATATGGAAGTACCTCTTCCGTATTTAGAAGAGATGGTAATGAGTACAACATTAAAGTAAAAGGTGATATTCATAGTGTGGAGGAGCTTGAAAATTTAGGCATAAAATCTTCCATGACTAATAATAAAATACCACTAAAACAGTTTGCTAAGGTTACTTATAGCAAAAAAGATGATACAATAAAAACCTTTAACAGAGAGCAAACGGTGGAATTACTGGCAAATGAACTGCCAGGATATAGTCCAGCAACTATAGAAGACATTATAGAATTTGAACTTCTACCAACACTAGACACATCAGGAGTTAAGATTGATTTTGCAGGTGAGCGTGAAGATATTAGCGAAAACTTTGGAATTGTAGGATTGCTAGCTGTATTTGCCATGTTCATTATATATGTAATATTAGTTATTCAATTTAAATCATTTATGCAGCCTCTAGTTATAATGATTACCATACCATTATCCCTAATAGGCTCAGTAACAGGATTATTTATCTTCAACAAGCCTCTGTCATTAACGGCCTTTTTAGGAATCATAGCATTGATTGGGCTAGTTGTTAAAAACGGTATATTGTTAATAGAATATATTAATGATGCTAGAAAAAGAGGAGATAGTATTGATGATGCGTGTATAGATGCAGTAGGAAAGAGATTTAATGCCATCATCCTTAGTGCAACAACTACAGTAATAGGTCTTGTACCTTTAGCCTTATCAGGAAGTGGGTTATTTGGACCTATGGCCATATCCCTTATGTTTGGTCTTATGGCATCTACATTCTTAACCATGATTGTCATACCTGTTGTATATAGCTTGGTTGAAGGATTCATGGAAAAAATGAAAAATAGAAGAAAAGCTGTAGCACAATAG